From one Streptomyces sp. NBC_01478 genomic stretch:
- the rfbB gene encoding dTDP-glucose 4,6-dehydratase, which yields MTSPSAPAPSTRILVTGGAGFIGSHYVRTLLGPEGPGDITITVLDKLTYAGNPANLDAVREHPAFTFVQGDICDPALVGKLLAEHDQVVHFAAESHVDRSIDGGAEFVRTNVVGTHTLIDAAHHAGIKTFVHISTDEVYGSIDEGSWPETHPLQPNSPYSSAKASSDLIALSYHRTHGLDVRVTRCSNNYGHHHFPEKVIPLFVTNLLDGKKVPLYGDGGNVRDWLHIDDHVQGIELVRTKGRAGEVYNIGGGTELSNKELTGLLLEACGTDWETSVEYVTDRKGHDRRYSVDCTKIREELGYEPRKTFEQGLAETVQWYRDNRAWWEPLKERAAL from the coding sequence ATGACCTCCCCTTCGGCTCCGGCCCCCTCCACCCGGATCCTGGTGACCGGCGGCGCCGGCTTCATCGGCTCGCACTACGTCCGCACGCTGCTCGGCCCCGAGGGCCCCGGTGACATCACGATCACCGTGCTGGACAAGCTGACGTACGCGGGAAATCCGGCCAACCTCGACGCGGTGCGCGAGCACCCCGCCTTCACCTTCGTGCAGGGCGACATCTGCGACCCCGCGCTGGTCGGCAAGCTGCTGGCCGAGCACGACCAGGTGGTGCACTTCGCCGCCGAGTCGCATGTGGACCGCTCCATCGACGGCGGCGCGGAGTTCGTGCGCACCAACGTGGTCGGCACCCACACCCTCATCGACGCCGCTCACCACGCGGGCATCAAGACCTTCGTGCACATCTCGACCGACGAGGTCTACGGCTCCATCGACGAGGGTTCCTGGCCCGAGACGCACCCGCTGCAGCCCAACTCGCCGTACTCCTCGGCGAAGGCCTCCAGCGACCTGATCGCGCTGTCGTACCACCGCACCCACGGCCTGGACGTCCGCGTCACCCGCTGCTCGAACAACTACGGGCACCACCACTTCCCCGAGAAGGTCATCCCGCTGTTCGTGACCAACCTCCTCGACGGCAAGAAGGTCCCGCTGTACGGCGACGGCGGCAACGTCCGCGACTGGCTGCACATCGACGACCACGTCCAGGGCATCGAGCTCGTGCGCACCAAGGGCCGGGCCGGCGAGGTCTACAACATCGGCGGCGGCACGGAGCTCAGCAACAAGGAGCTGACCGGGCTGCTGCTGGAGGCGTGCGGCACCGACTGGGAGACCAGCGTCGAGTACGTCACCGACCGCAAGGGCCACGACCGCCGGTACTCGGTGGACTGCACGAAGATCCGCGAGGAGCTCGGCTACGAGCCCCGCAAGACCTTCGAGCAGGGCCTCGCGGAGACCGTGCAGTGGTACCGCGACAACCGCGCCTGGTGGGAACCGCTGAAGGAGCGGGCCGCGCTCTGA
- a CDS encoding APC family permease: protein MATGQISSEPAGTSAAARTERQKLRKHFGRFDILFFLLCTIVGVDTIGTVASSGAEAFTWLIVLAAVFFIPSALLTAELGAAFPEEGGPYIWTSRAFGRLAGAVNNFLYWITNPVWLGGTLAVSAVTAYTTFFNNGKDLSTPAFYVFALIFIWVGVLAAILSFDVGKWIPTIGAWSRFVLLGLFTITVVVYGIQHGLHGFGPGDFSPTYAGFVGLVPVLMFNYVGFELPSTAGDEMTDAQKDVPFAIFRSAALAVLLYALPILGILLVLPVKAITGLGGFLDAIRQVFTVYGGDVAADGTVTSSGAGTVLGDIAAVLFILTVLSSGVTWVMGSDRALAVSGYDGAAPRFLGVISSRFGTPVRVNILSGLVSTLVLVLAHQLTNGSAAKLFGAVLGLAISTTLISYLGIFPALAVLRRKAPDVPRPYKAPFPRTISVVLTLLILFASVQLIAPGAGDHWFGDDYLPDGWTHAERWQYLLTEAVPLAVFVLLGVLFWALGRPTRKAITLAKE, encoded by the coding sequence GTGGCCACTGGTCAGATCTCTTCCGAGCCGGCCGGGACGTCGGCCGCAGCTCGGACCGAGCGGCAGAAGCTGCGCAAGCACTTCGGCCGTTTCGACATCCTCTTCTTCCTGCTCTGCACCATCGTCGGCGTGGACACGATCGGCACGGTCGCCTCGTCCGGCGCCGAGGCGTTCACCTGGCTCATCGTGCTGGCCGCGGTGTTCTTCATCCCCTCCGCGCTGCTGACCGCCGAGCTCGGCGCCGCGTTCCCCGAGGAGGGCGGCCCCTACATCTGGACCAGCCGGGCCTTCGGCCGCCTCGCGGGCGCCGTCAACAACTTCCTGTACTGGATCACCAACCCGGTGTGGCTCGGCGGCACCCTCGCCGTCTCCGCGGTCACGGCGTACACCACCTTCTTCAACAACGGGAAGGACCTGAGCACCCCGGCCTTCTACGTCTTCGCCCTGATCTTCATCTGGGTCGGCGTCCTCGCCGCGATCCTCTCCTTCGACGTCGGCAAGTGGATCCCCACCATCGGCGCCTGGAGCCGCTTCGTCCTCCTCGGCCTGTTCACGATCACGGTCGTCGTCTACGGCATCCAGCACGGCCTGCACGGCTTCGGCCCCGGCGACTTCTCGCCGACGTACGCGGGCTTCGTCGGCCTGGTGCCCGTCCTGATGTTCAACTACGTCGGCTTCGAGCTGCCCAGCACCGCGGGCGACGAGATGACCGACGCCCAGAAGGACGTCCCCTTCGCGATCTTCCGCAGCGCCGCCCTCGCCGTACTCCTCTACGCCCTCCCCATCCTCGGCATCCTCCTCGTCCTCCCGGTCAAGGCCATCACCGGCCTCGGCGGCTTCCTCGACGCGATCCGCCAGGTCTTCACCGTCTACGGCGGTGACGTGGCCGCCGACGGCACCGTCACCAGCAGCGGCGCCGGCACGGTCCTCGGGGACATCGCGGCGGTCCTGTTCATCCTCACGGTGCTGTCCTCGGGCGTCACCTGGGTCATGGGCTCCGACCGTGCCCTCGCCGTCTCCGGCTACGACGGCGCCGCGCCCCGCTTCCTCGGCGTGATCTCCAGCCGGTTCGGGACGCCGGTCCGGGTCAACATCCTCAGCGGGCTGGTCTCCACCCTGGTCCTGGTCCTGGCCCACCAGCTCACCAACGGCAGCGCGGCCAAGCTCTTCGGCGCCGTCCTCGGCCTCGCCATCTCCACCACGCTCATCAGCTACCTGGGCATCTTCCCGGCCCTCGCGGTGCTGCGCCGCAAGGCCCCGGACGTCCCCCGCCCCTACAAGGCACCCTTCCCCCGCACCATCAGCGTGGTCCTCACCCTGCTCATCCTGTTCGCCAGCGTGCAGTTGATCGCCCCCGGGGCCGGCGACCACTGGTTCGGCGACGACTACCTCCCGGACGGCTGGACGCACGCCGAGCGCTGGCAGTACCTCCTCACGGAGGCCGTACCGCTCGCCGTCTTCGTCCTCCTCGGCGTCCTCTTCTGGGCCCTGGGCCGGCCGACCCGCAAGGCGATTACCCTCGCGAAGGAATGA